The following proteins come from a genomic window of Mustela lutreola isolate mMusLut2 chromosome 6, mMusLut2.pri, whole genome shotgun sequence:
- the ZSCAN16 gene encoding zinc finger and SCAN domain-containing protein 16 isoform X3, with protein MAAAPAPAGRGLPVVKAEDRRGGQDCASHCTPHRREVFRQHFRKLCYRDAPGPREALTQLWELCRQWLRPECHTKEQILDLLVLEQFLSILPGDLQAWVQAHHPRTGEEAVTVLEDLERELDEPRKQVPANSERQDTLLDKLTPLGRPHDSLTAQLHAKKIHQEQESGEPQRNDCQASAYR; from the exons ATGGCCGCAGCCCCGGCACCCGCCGGACGAGGACTGCCAGTAGTGAAGGCCGAAGACCGTCGCGGCGGACAGGACTGCGCCTCACACTGCACCCCTCACAGGAGGGAAGTCTTCCGGCAGCACTTCAGGAAGCTCTGCTACCGCGACGCGCCCGGGCCCCGGGAAGCCCTCACCCAGCTCTGGGAGCTCTGCCGCCAGTGGCTGCGGCCCGAGTGCCACACCAAGGAGCAGATTTTAGACCTGCTGGTGCTGGAGCAGTTCCTGAGCATCCTTCCCGGGGACCTGCAGGCCTGGGTGCAGGCGCACCACCCGAGGACGGGCGAGGAGGCCGTGACGGTGTTGGAGGACCTGGAGCGGGAGCTGGACGAGCCGCGGaagcag GTCCCAGCCAATTCAGAAAGACAGGACACACTTTTGGACAAGTTGACCCCCTTGGGAAGGCCCCATGACTCACTGACTGCGCAGCTCCATGCCAAGAAGATTCATCAGGAGCAGGAATCTGGTGAGCCCCAGAGGAATG
- the ZSCAN16 gene encoding zinc finger and SCAN domain-containing protein 16 isoform X2 — MAAAPAPAGRGLPVVKAEDRRGGQDCASHCTPHRREVFRQHFRKLCYRDAPGPREALTQLWELCRQWLRPECHTKEQILDLLVLEQFLSILPGDLQAWVQAHHPRTGEEAVTVLEDLERELDEPRKQVPANSERQDTLLDKLTPLGRPHDSLTAQLHAKKIHQEQESGEPQRNATGKPTSGDSCT; from the exons ATGGCCGCAGCCCCGGCACCCGCCGGACGAGGACTGCCAGTAGTGAAGGCCGAAGACCGTCGCGGCGGACAGGACTGCGCCTCACACTGCACCCCTCACAGGAGGGAAGTCTTCCGGCAGCACTTCAGGAAGCTCTGCTACCGCGACGCGCCCGGGCCCCGGGAAGCCCTCACCCAGCTCTGGGAGCTCTGCCGCCAGTGGCTGCGGCCCGAGTGCCACACCAAGGAGCAGATTTTAGACCTGCTGGTGCTGGAGCAGTTCCTGAGCATCCTTCCCGGGGACCTGCAGGCCTGGGTGCAGGCGCACCACCCGAGGACGGGCGAGGAGGCCGTGACGGTGTTGGAGGACCTGGAGCGGGAGCTGGACGAGCCGCGGaagcag GTCCCAGCCAATTCAGAAAGACAGGACACACTTTTGGACAAGTTGACCCCCTTGGGAAGGCCCCATGACTCACTGACTGCGCAGCTCCATGCCAAGAAGATTCATCAGGAGCAGGAATCTGGTGAGCCCCAGAGGAATG